One window of the Thamnophis elegans isolate rThaEle1 chromosome 6, rThaEle1.pri, whole genome shotgun sequence genome contains the following:
- the LOC116510715 gene encoding E3 ubiquitin-protein ligase DZIP3-like → FLDHPNTKKVLSSSGKNEKLSSCTSGENGSHTQKVLNTLIQNKPKSKAANEKKNKTRLPPQSNQMPWKNIGETSKSKWKKSNDAIDNDPCVICHEELNSNLLHVLDCGHRFHKLCIGPWIKEHSTCPTCRRHILLREDYPELPGRNQKNLK, encoded by the exons TTCTTGGATCATCCAAACACAAA AAAGGTTCTTTCCTCttctggaaaaaatgaaaagttATCCTCTTGTACTTCAGGAGAAAATGGAAGTCATACTCAAAAAGTATTAAACACATTGATACAAAATAAACCAAAATCTAAAGCtgctaatgaaaagaaaaataaaactagaCTTCCACCTCAATCAAATCAGATGCCATGGAAAAATATTGGTGAAACTtcaaaatcaaagtggaaaaaatCAAATGATGCCATT GATAATGATCCATGTGTAATATGTCATGAAGAGCTAAATTCAAATCTGTTGCATGTTCTGGATTGTGGACATAGATTTCACAAACTG TGTATTGGGCCATGGATTAAGGAGCACAGTACATGTCCAACATGTCGGCGTCACATACTTTTGCGAGAAGATTATCCTGAGCTTCCTGGACGAAACcaaaaaaacttaaaataa